Genomic window (Gadus chalcogrammus isolate NIFS_2021 chromosome 3, NIFS_Gcha_1.0, whole genome shotgun sequence):
CACAGAGGGTAGgtaaaggacacacacagacacatagacacacagacacacacacacacacacacacacacacacacgcacgcacgcacgcacgcacgcacgcacgcacacacacacacacacacacacacacacacacacacacacacacacacacacacacacacacacacacacacacacacacacacacacacacacacacacacatacataaacgaTATACTGTTTATACACTTACGTTCAAAACtttggggtcacttagaaatttccttattttttatgaaaagcacagtttttttcaaagaaaaaacTTTAATCAGAAATACACtctagacattgttaatgtggtaaatTACTATTCTAACTGGGACATTTTGCTTTTTAGAGGAATATCTTCTTATAGAGGTccatttccagcaaccatcactcctgtgttctaatggttcattgtttagctaatcgtgttaaaaggctaattgatgattACAAAACCCTTGGGCGCTTATGTTAGCACAACTGAAAACGGATGAATAAAAGTGTGAGTTataatggaaaacatgaaattgtctgggtgacttttgaacggtagtgtaACAGAAGGCTATACACcaccgttcaaaagtttggggtcacccagGCAATTAaatgttttccatgaaaacacacacttttaaacaattttcagctgtgctagcataattgcacaagggttttcgaatttatgtatatatactgtatatacatatatgggAAGGCACATACATAACATCAGGCCTTCATGACCAAACGTTTGAGGGGGCTACATAGTTAGGTATTGGACAGTTTTGTCATCGATAGCTGATGTAGCCTGGTATGTCTCTGACTGATATAACCAGATGGTTGCTGGAGCGCTGTGTTGATAAAATGTTGGTTAACACGGTGATAACTGATATGCTGCTGTATTTCTCAAAGGTTTTCATTTTTAAATTTGACCTTTATCCCCATAGTGGAGTGTCACAGAAGAAAGAGTTTAGTGTTCGTTTTTTCACACAGTGACATACACAGTCACATAGTCAATGTGGATGGATCAATGCTGCACACTAGGCCAAGTTTATCAATATCTCCCTCTGTTTTGTACTTTGGAAAGACACTGGTGTGCTGAAGCTGGATCAGGAACATCAGCTTGCTTCAGTTCATTTGTAGCCTCTTTAGAGGTCAGGGAATAACAAGACATCACGGACCATTTTACACTGAAAGACACTGCGGGCCAACAAGTGCAGTAAAAAAAACCTAAAAGGTTTCCTACCACAACAATACATTCCAAAAGTTGACAGTTTccttttttattcataataattgtatttaacctttattcaaCCAGAAAAAGTCCCATTGACTTACAGTAACCCTTCTCCCagggagtcctggccaagactGGCCTTTAATATAATGACTGATGTTAAAAGAGCTAAACGTTTTTTTACAACAATGTGGGCAGTATATCGATAGTGACCTGAATGGAGCAGAGGAGCTTCCGTTTAATGGACGGGGTAAGCATTCAGGACATGGAGGACTGATGTTTGATTGTGTCTCTTTTCAGGAACATTCCGTGGAGTTTGTAAAGATATTGATCACTTTGCAGAGGATGACTATGAACAGGATGCAGCCGAGTATTTACTACGTGAGTCACACATATTCTTATTTGTTCTTTtactttatactttatgttggaAGTGTATAGATATTATCTCACTATTTTCTCACATAACTAAGCCTCTTGTCTCCTCTTCCCTCGTCTTATCTCATGTAATtccttattttcttattttctttctctcctctctcctctcctctctcctctcctctcctcccttccccaatcctctcatctcctctccactcctctcctccccacccctctcctctactctcctttcccctctcctctcctctcctctcacttttcctctcttctcccctccccctcctctccactcctcccctctcctctcccctcctctccactcctcctctctgctctcctcctcctctctcctctcctctcctccactctcacctcctctcctcctctcctctcctctcctctcctctcctctcctctcctctccactcctcctctctgctctcctcctcctctctcctctcctctcctccactctcacctcctctcctcctctcctctcctctcctctcctctcctctcctcctctctcctctcctctcctccactctcctctcctctcctctcctccactctcacctcctctcctcctctcctctcctctcctctcctctcctctcctctcctctcctctcctctcctctcctctcctctcctctcctctcctctcctctcatctcctctcctctcctctcctccttcaggaGCAGTGCGTGCCTCCAGTCTCTTCCCCATCCTCAGTGTGGGTTTGTTGTTCATAGGTGGCGTGTGTGTTGCCGCCAGCGAGTTCTACAAGTCCAGACATAATGTCATTCTCAGTGCGGGTATCCTCTTCGTCTCTGCAGGTCaggttacacaaacacacacacacacacacacacacacacacacacacacacacacacacgcacacacacacacacacacacacacacacacacacacacacacacacacacacacgcacacacgcacacacgcacacacacacacacacacacacacacacacacatacgcacacacacacacacacacacacacacacacacacacacacacacacacacgcacgcacacacacacacacacacacacacacacacacagacgcaggttAAACAGGCATATCTATACAGGCCCGTAGTCCATCTAATAGATGCACCCTCTCCATCCTCAGGCCTGAGCAACATCATCGGTATCATAGTGTACATATCAGCCAACTCGGGGGACCCCAGCCAGAGCGACCACAAGAAGAGCTACTCGTACGGCTGGTCCTTCTACTTCGGCGCGCTCTCCTTCGTGCTGGCGGAGATGGTGGGCGTGCTGGCCGTGCACGTGTTCATCGAGAAGCACCGGCAGCTGCGCACGCGCGGGCGGCCCTCCCTCATGAAGCCGCCGTTCGCACACAGCTCCTCCTACTACCGCAACCGCTACTACCAGAACCGCTCGCGGCGCTACAGCACCAGGAGCGTCCACAGCGCGGGCGAGCCGGCCGCCGCCAGGCACTCCTTCCACGGCGGCGGCTCGCTGCGGGACGGAGAGACGCCCTTCTCCGGCCAGGAGGCCAAGGGCAACGGGGGCTCGCCCGGCTCGCGGACGATGACGCCGCCGGAGCCCGAGTTCATGCTGTACACCTTGGCCACGCCGTCGCCGCCGCCCCCACTGAACGATGTGAAAATCAACATGGCCGCCGACGTCGACAACGTGAACCACTCGGAGACGAACCACATTGACACTGAGATGTTGCCGGGCAACTGTGCCGTGAACAGGAGGACCACGCCGGTCTGAGAGGAGGTGCGGAGGGGGAAGTGAGCAGCACTTTGCAACAGGGGGAGATTTGAGAGGTGACTCGGTGGAAAGCAGAGGAGATATATTAAGAGGATGTCTGGGAAGACTACCCGTCTATGATTATGatttgcgcgcgtgtgtgtgtgtgtgcgctcgtgcgggtgtgtgtgtttgtgtgtgtgcgcgagtgcgtgtgtttgtgtgtgtgagtcacaaTTCTCCACGATGTTTCCCATCGTGGAGAATTGTGCAATTTGATCTTCCTTACATCACCTGCATGAATATTGAAAAGTGTTTAAAATGGTTATGTGAAAAATTAGCTTTGCtttaattgcatttttttaaatgtcagttcattattaatattacatttaaatgggGTAAAAAAttcaacacacatcaacactcttTTCTAGAGTAGCAGAGAtataaatgatgatgatgattatcaTCGTTATATTCATAATTCATTATagacatacaaatacatttgcTTTAAGTTGGGCGTGTTATTATCCTTTTTGATGGCTTTAACTGCAAATAGAAGATTCATTAAAATGTAATAA
Coding sequences:
- the LOC130380076 gene encoding voltage-dependent calcium channel gamma-3 subunit-like encodes the protein MRVGNRGTMMLMTTAGAFCAFSLMTIAVGTDYWLYSLGMCRSKTANDNETIRKNEEVLTHSGLWRTCCTEGTFRGVCKDIDHFAEDDYEQDAAEYLLRAVRASSLFPILSVGLLFIGGVCVAASEFYKSRHNVILSAGILFVSAGLSNIIGIIVYISANSGDPSQSDHKKSYSYGWSFYFGALSFVLAEMVGVLAVHVFIEKHRQLRTRGRPSLMKPPFAHSSSYYRNRYYQNRSRRYSTRSVHSAGEPAAARHSFHGGGSLRDGETPFSGQEAKGNGGSPGSRTMTPPEPEFMLYTLATPSPPPPLNDVKINMAADVDNVNHSETNHIDTEMLPGNCAVNRRTTPV